TGGTGCAACGAGCCGCGTATACGCCGCAGCCGAAGGCTGCCAGTCGCCGGCGAAGCGATGGGATATCACTCCTTCCGGCACTCCGCTCGCGCGCGACAGGCTGCGCAAAAGCAGAGACTGCGAAACGCCGACGCGAAGACTGCCCGTTATCAGCTTGTTCCACACAAACCGCTCTACCCCACCCAGCGCGTGCCAGGCTTCGACGACAATAGTGCGCTGCATTTCCTCAGAGGCTTTTCCGATCGGCAGCAGCTTTTCCTCAACCCACAGATGCAACGCGAGATCGCTCGACTCGGCGCTTTCAGGTAAAAGGAGGGCAATCGTTTCAGCGAGATCCCCAACAGCATGATACGATTCCTCGAACAGCCATTCCGCGATTCCCGAGACTTCCATCGCCCAGGCCGCGAGCCTGCGCACTGGAACAAGTCGCTTGGGACGCCCTCCGCTGAGAAAGTAGACGGCCCACGCTGCATCGTCTGGCGATGCTTCGGAGAAATAGCGGCTCATGGCGTCGACTTTGGCGTTGATGCGGGTGGTGGAGTCGATCTCGGAGAAAAGCCGGGCGAAACGCTTCATTCGGGTATCGTTTCGCCGGGCGCGACCACATCCTCTTCGATCTCCCCTTCCCAGTGGCTTGCGAGCGATTCCGCGCGAAGCCCCCGCTCGCGCAGCGCACGTACCACCGCGTCGCGATACCCATGGGTGACGATGACGCGTTCGGCCCCTGTGGCGTCGATAGCGGTCATCAATGCTGGCCAGTCGACGTGATCGGAGAGGGCAAAACCACGGTCCACCGACCGTCTGCGTCGCGCACCGCGCACTCGCATCCATCCTGACGCGAATGCTGTCGACGCAGGCCCAAAACGTCTGAGCCATGTCGAGCCCGCTGCTGATGGCGGCGCAACGATCAACGCGCCCGTCCAGTCGTGCCCCTTTTCCACCGATCCGGCGTATGTAGTCGGCGGCAAGGCGATGCCGGTGTCGCGGTAATCCCGATTCAGCCGCTCAACTGCCCCATGTGTGTAAAAACTGCCGTGCGCGAACGGTGCGAGGCCGGCGAGAACGCGCTGCGCTTTGCCAAGCGCGTAGGCGAACACGATTGACGCGCGTCCGGCATCGCGGTTGGCGCTCCACCATGATGCCATGTCGGCGAACGTTTCGGCTTGCGCTGTCCACCGGTAGATTGGAAGTCCGAATGTGGATTCGGTGACAAAGACGTTGCACGCAACCGGCACGAACGGCGTGCACGTCGGGTCTGGTTCGGTCTTGTAATCGCCCGACACGACCCAGATCTCACCCTCGTATTCCACCCTTATCTGCGCCGAGCCCAGTATATGGCCCGCTGGATGAAAGGAAATTCGGACGCCGTTGATGCTGAACCCTTCGCCCCACCCAAATGACTCTATCGATGCATCGGGTCCGATGCGAGTTCGCAACACCCTCTCGCTTTCTGTGGCGCACGCGTAGGAGCGCGATCCCCATCGGGCATGGTCGCCGTGAGCGTGAGTGATGACAGCTCGGTCGACTGGCATCCAGGGATCGACGTAAAAATCGCCGGCCTCGCAATAAAGCCCGCGATCCGTGGTGCGGAGTAGGTCGGCAGATGGCATTTGGGTGCGTCGGTTTGCAGGTTTCAAGCCCTGCAGGGCTATGGACGTCGGGCTGCGGGGCGGCGCTTGCTGGGATAATCGGCGATGTTTTCCCATTCGCTTGCGTCCGAGCGGGCGACGACAGCGACAACCGGATCGACGTCGCTGAGGTTACAGACCTCGTGAGGCACCCCGGGTTCGATGAAGATGAAATCCCCCGCGCGATTGTCGACGCTTTTATCGAGCCCGGCCCCATACTCGTGGCGCACGTTTCCTTCGAGGATGTAGAGCATAACCTCGAAATCCACGTGGATGTGCGCATGCGCGACGCCGCCGGGCGGGATAGTCGCAACGTTCATGGAAAGTTTCCGCGCCCCGGTATTTTTTCCCGAGAGGCCTGTCTTGTATCGGATCCCGTTCCAGCTACGGTTCGTCCCGGCTGCCCGAATTACGAGAATTCCGTCGCTTCCTTCGACGTATGCGGTAAGATCGTCAGTGTCGTCAGACATATTGTCAGCTCCATCGCTGTCGGTTCATAAAAGTTCCGGAATTCTGATAGCCCAGGTCTGTGCATTTTTCCCCTGGGTTTTAGTGTGTAGCTTGGGGTCGCCGAGGGCGTGGTGCAACTTGTGACAATCATCATGAGGATCCAATGGGCAGCGAAGTGAATGGCGCCACATCGGCAATCCGTTGCTAGTCCTGGCATTCGCGCTGGCAGCGCTGATCGGCGCGTCACTCGGCCTTATGGGCGGCGGTGGATCGATACTGACAGTGCCGGTGTTTGTTTACCTGCTGGGCTTCGCCGCAAAACCGGCGATCGCGATGAGCCTTCCGGTCGTTGGCGCGACAAGTCTCGCTGGCGCAATCAGCCATTGGTGCGCCGGAAATGTAGAGGCGCGAGCGGCGTTTGTTTTTGGCCTGATAGCGATGACCGGCTCGTATCTGGGAGCGCGCGTCTCGGTGCTGATATCGGGGGCCACTCAGCTCACGTTGCTTTCGGTTGTCATTCTCGCCGCCGCGATACTGATGATGTGGTCGTCCTTTTCACAAGGTGCCGCCGGTGCGGGTGATGATTCCGCAGACAAGCGGCTGACGCTTTTGACGCCGAAAACTGTCGTCGTGGGGCTTGTGATTGGCGTGCTCACCGGAATGGTTGGTGTTGGTGGCGGGTTTCTGATCGTGCCGGCACTCGTCATCGCGGCCCGTGTTCCGATAAAGCAGGCAATCGGCACTTCGTTGCTGGTGATCGCCATGAATTCTGCAGCGGGGTTTGCCGGATACCATGGCACAGTCGACATGCAATGGGAATTCGTCGGCAGCTTCACTGCATTTGCGATCGCGGGGATTCTTGTGGGTACATATCTGACGCGCTTCCTGTCCGGCGCCGCTTTGCAACGTGGCTTCTCGGCGCTGCTGTTGCTGGTCGGTTGCTTCATGCTATATCAGAACGCGCACCCAGGCACGCTGTTCTGATACAAGCGTGCGAGGCCGCACAGAGCCATGCGTGCCCCGCTTCGCCGTCACACGATCGAACGGATGATCGGATAGCGAGGGCTTACCGGCCTTTGCGAATCGTCACGCGGCCATTGCCGGTCGAGAAGCGAACATGCCTGCCGCCCTGGCCGATCGTTCCGCGAACCCGGCTTGAATTCCACCTCGCGGGCAGCGTAAGCGGGAAATCCGTGGTCAGACTTTTTGCCGCAACGCCCGCGTCGACGACAGCCGAGAGATTCGAGGGGAACGTAACGATGATCGATCCGTTCCCGCTGCTGAATGCCATGTCCCCCTCAGTGTCCAGCGACGTCATCTCAGCGTCGATTCGACCATTCCCGGTCGATGCGGAGACGGGTCCCCTCGCCGTGCTCACGCGAATGCTTCCGTTGCCTGAACTTGCGCGTACCGGCCCCCCGGCACCGGTTATCTCGATATCTCCGTTTCCTGAGCTGGCCCTCACGCGACCGTTTGCCCCGAGCACCGAGACGTCCCCGTTCCCCGAGCTGGCTTTGACCTCTTCGCCTGCATTGCGGACGTGCACCGCCCCGTTACCGGTTGCGGCCGTGAGCTTGACACCTTTAGGAAGCTCGACGATGAAGTCGACGACGCCGAGATCGCTGTCGTTTCCACCACGGGAATCGTAGCCGTCCGCGTCGCAGCGCCTGGTGCTTTCCCAGATTGCGCAGACAGTGACGTTCTCGCCGTCACGACGGGTCTCAAAGCTGATTCGGCCCAGCGACCGGGCGGTGAATCGCCGCCGCGCGGAAACGCTTGCAGTATTTCCCGCCGCCTCGCGCACCTCGATTGCCCCCCTGAGACTGCGGATACGAAGCCACGAGCCACGCTGCATCTCGCCACGGAACACAGCAGAAGAGGCTTCCGACGAGCCTTGAGCGTCGACGTCGGTGAACGAAGTGGTCAGGAGAAAAAAAACGGCTGCACGAATCAACATCGGATGGCTCCGGGTGAGGGAATGGTCACCCGGATTGGACTGTCACGGCTGGAGAAGGGTTTGAACGACATGACAATGGTTTCCCAACCCTTCGCCAAAGCTTCGCTAACGACGGGGCGACGCGACATGTCGGCATCGCTGCCACGGACCATCTCCTGCCAGAGACAGCACCCGAACGGCTTCCTCCTCGACGCCCAGTTCGGCCAATGCACAGCCGTGATAGCCGACCGCCGCCCGGTCGTTCGGAGCAAGGGAGCCGGCAATCACGAAATGGCGATCGGCTTCCACGAGGTCATCTCTTGAGACGAGCTCGCCGGATTGAAGACGCCCTGAGGCAGTCGCCTTCGCAAGGTGATTGAGGCCCAGTTCGCGATGTGTCGACCCGTTGTCCGGCTCGCGCTGAACGGCGGTCTGGAGATAGTCGCCGGCTTGTGAAAGATCACCTGCATCAGTTCGCATCTTTGCGAGGTAAAGGAGCGCCAGCGCGGAACGAGGGTACGTCATCGCTGCCTGGGCCAGCTCCCGCTCTGCGGTGATGAGATCACCCCTGCGAAACGCATCGATACCACGCTGTGTCTGCTCGGGAGTTCCCGTCATCAGA
The nucleotide sequence above comes from Gemmatimonadaceae bacterium. Encoded proteins:
- a CDS encoding ligase-associated DNA damage response exonuclease; the encoded protein is MPSADLLRTTDRGLYCEAGDFYVDPWMPVDRAVITHAHGDHARWGSRSYACATESERVLRTRIGPDASIESFGWGEGFSINGVRISFHPAGHILGSAQIRVEYEGEIWVVSGDYKTEPDPTCTPFVPVACNVFVTESTFGLPIYRWTAQAETFADMASWWSANRDAGRASIVFAYALGKAQRVLAGLAPFAHGSFYTHGAVERLNRDYRDTGIALPPTTYAGSVEKGHDWTGALIVAPPSAAGSTWLRRFGPASTAFASGWMRVRGARRRRSVDRGFALSDHVDWPALMTAIDATGAERVIVTHGYRDAVVRALRERGLRAESLASHWEGEIEEDVVAPGETIPE
- a CDS encoding cupin domain-containing protein; protein product: MSDDTDDLTAYVEGSDGILVIRAAGTNRSWNGIRYKTGLSGKNTGARKLSMNVATIPPGGVAHAHIHVDFEVMLYILEGNVRHEYGAGLDKSVDNRAGDFIFIEPGVPHEVCNLSDVDPVVAVVARSDASEWENIADYPSKRRPAARRP
- a CDS encoding DUF4097 family beta strand repeat-containing protein → MLIRAAVFFLLTTSFTDVDAQGSSEASSAVFRGEMQRGSWLRIRSLRGAIEVREAAGNTASVSARRRFTARSLGRISFETRRDGENVTVCAIWESTRRCDADGYDSRGGNDSDLGVVDFIVELPKGVKLTAATGNGAVHVRNAGEEVKASSGNGDVSVLGANGRVRASSGNGDIEITGAGGPVRASSGNGSIRVSTARGPVSASTGNGRIDAEMTSLDTEGDMAFSSGNGSIIVTFPSNLSAVVDAGVAAKSLTTDFPLTLPARWNSSRVRGTIGQGGRHVRFSTGNGRVTIRKGR
- a CDS encoding sulfite exporter TauE/SafE family protein, producing the protein MLVLAFALAALIGASLGLMGGGGSILTVPVFVYLLGFAAKPAIAMSLPVVGATSLAGAISHWCAGNVEARAAFVFGLIAMTGSYLGARVSVLISGATQLTLLSVVILAAAILMMWSSFSQGAAGAGDDSADKRLTLLTPKTVVVGLVIGVLTGMVGVGGGFLIVPALVIAARVPIKQAIGTSLLVIAMNSAAGFAGYHGTVDMQWEFVGSFTAFAIAGILVGTYLTRFLSGAALQRGFSALLLLVGCFMLYQNAHPGTLF